From the genome of Pseudomonas sp. WJP1:
CGCGCATGCCGTGGAAAAACGGCGGCGGCAGCACCGAAGAGATCACCCGCGACGCCGGCACTGGCCTGGATGGTTTCGGCTGGCGCCTGTCGATTGCCGATATCGGCGAGTCGGGTGGTTTTTCCACCTTCGCCGGTTACGAGCGGATCATTACCGTACTGCAGGGCGACGGCATGACCTTGGCGGTCGACGGTCAGGTCACGCGGCCGTTGTTACCCATCGATCCGTTTGCCTTCAGCGGCGAGAGCCAGGTGTCCTGCACCTTGCTGGGTGGACCGATCCGCGATTTCAACCTGATTTATGCGCCGCAGCGTTACAGCGCGCGGTTGCAATGGTTGAGCGGCGAGCAGCGGTTTTTCAGTGAGGCTGGGATTGTTCTGGTGTTCAGCGTGAGCGATGCGCTGGAAGTGAAGGTCGGTAACAGTGCTTCGCAGCTTGGTCGTCATGATTGTTTGCAACTTGTCGGTAACACCGGACTGCTGGAAGTTTCCAGCAACGACGCCTGCTGCGTGATCGAGCTGTCCGCACGCTGACCAGTCTTGTTGAAATCGTCGTCTTGCAGCTTGCTCATTAACGCCGTATGCGCGCTGTTGTTTTGGTCGGTAAAGTATCCGGCAGGTCAAACCCTCGACGATAGGCAACGACACGGCGCACGGTAGTGGTTTGCATAAGCTGTCTGGCAAGATCCGATTCGATGGCAGCGCGAGCTAGCCCTTGGGAAGCATGCATCACGTTACTCACAACATCTCTGGCAACGGGTGCGATAGCTCTGGCTAGTACAGTACTTCCTGCTAAAAAAGCTGCTTGGGCAAGTGGACGAGCAATTCGATCTGTAATCAATGATGCGTAGGGGCTAAAGGAAATTCCGGCAGCTACACCTGAAGTGAACGCCGATGCAGTGGCAATGTTATCCCAGCCACTGTGTAGGTTCTGTGCACGTGCTAGAAATGACCCGGCCAAGGATGTCCCCGTTCCTATCAAGGCTGTTGCCGTTGTGGTTAACGTTCTGAGAAGAGCTGCAATGAGGTGACCCGTTGGGTCCGAGTAGTTGACAGGATCTCCCAGGCAATACGTATACGGATTCAATCCACCTTCACTAAACGGGCTCAAATTGTCCGGGCTATTGAATCGCATCAGCGTCGGATTGTAAGCGCGGTAACCATTGCCCAACAGGTAATGCCCGGTTACTGGGTCACAGCGTTCACCATTGAATGCAAGTACGCTGCTCGCGTTGGTATTCGCTTGGTGATGGCCATATGGCGTATAGATCAATGGGAGTCGTTGATCCTCAAGTACAGAAATTATCGAACGCTGCTGATCTGCACCCAACAGGCTGGCGCCCGTGAGCGACGGAAGCTGCTGTTGTGCCAGCAGATAATTGCGATGCTGAAAAATTGTGCGATGCCCCAGGCCATGGATTTCTGTGGCTAACCTGTTGCCCAAATAGAACCGTTGAGCTGCCGTACGCGTCGCAGGAGTGCATTCGACCAACTGATCCAGTGGGTCATAGCGATATCGGCATAAGATAGTTTTTGATTCGAACGTAGAAATCATGGCTTTTAAAGCCTCGAAAAAAACAATGATTCGAGGTGGCAGCCTAAAGCAATCGGTCAGGGTTGCTAACTATCAGAACTGCTAGTAGCCAGTTTCCGCCACGGGTCAGAAGAAAACGGACGTTCCCTTTTGCGCACCAATTTCTTCCAGGGTTGTTACCTAAGGCCCCAGCGTGGCGCAAAACCACGCTCAAGTAACAGCACACCCACTCTTCAAAAAATCCCCTCGAAAAATTTCATCTCCGCCAGAACCCTTGATCCATGCGTTCTCCAGCCGTTTCAGAATTTTTCTTGAATGCTCATCCAACAAGTTGGCCGCTTGATTGCATATGCTTGTATGTACAAGTAAAGACGTATGCGTATGAGTCGATCGAGACTCCCCGCAACGTCCACTGATTCGCTTGGGGCGCGTTGATGCGCACAGGCTGGCTTACCCACCGCCAGGGTTGGTTTGGATTGATCGCTGAGGAGTCTTTTTCGTGACTGACAATAAAACTACCAAGTTTCGTGACGTTGAAATCCGCGCTGCCCGCGGTAACAAGCTGACCGCCAAGAGCTGGCTGACCGAAGCGCCGCTGCGCATGCTGATGAACAACCTCGACCCGGAAGTCGCCGAGAACCCTAAGGAACTGGTGGTTTACGGTGGCATCGGTCGTGCGGCACGTAACTGGGAATGCTACGACAAGATCGTCGAGAGCCTAACCAATCTGAACGACGACGAGACCCTGCTGGTGCAATCCGGCAAACCGGTCGGCGTGTTCAAGACTCACGCCAATGCCCCGCGCGTGCTGATCGCCAACTCCAACCTGGTGCCAAAATGGGCCAGCTGGGAACACTTCAACGAACTCGACGCCAAAGGCCTGGCCATGTACGGCCAGATGACCGCCGGCAGCTGGATCTACATCGGCAGCCAGGGCATCGTCCAGGGCACCTACGAAACCTTCGTCGAAGCCGGTCGCCAGCACTACAACGATGACCTCAAAGGTCGTTGGGTCCTGACCGCAGGCCTCGGTGGCATGGGCGGCGCTCAACCTCTGGCTGCAACCCTGGCCGGCGCTTGCTCGCTGAACATCGAATGCCAGCAGGTCAGCATCGATTTCCGTTTGAACAGCCGCTACGTCGACGAGCAAGCCAAAGACCTCGACGACGCTCTGGCTCGCATCGCCAAATACACCAAGGAAGGCAAAGCGATTTCCATCGCCCTGCTGGGTAACGCCGCTGAAATCCTGCCGGAACTGGTCCGTCGCGGTGTGCGTCCGGACATGGTCACCGACCAGACCAGCGCCCACGACCCACTGAACGGCTACCTGCCAGCGGGCTGGACCTGGGAAGAGTACCGCGCTCGCGCCAAGACCGAGCCTGCTGCCGTGGTCAAAGCCGCCAAGCAATCGATGGCCGTGCACGTTAAAGCGATGCTGGATTTCCAGAAAATGGGCATCCCGACTTTCGACTACGGCAACAACATCCGCCAGATGGCCCAGGAAGAAGGCGTGGAAAACGCATTCGACTTCCCAGGCTTCGTACCGGCCTACATCCGTCCGTTGTTCTGCCGTGGCATCGGCCCGTTCCGTTGGGCTGCGCTGTCGGGTAACGCCGAAGACATCTACAAGACCGACGCCAAGGTAAAAGAGCTGATCCCGGACGACGCCCACCTGCACAACTGGCTGGACATGGCGCGCGAGCGCATCAGCTTCCAGGGTCTGCCGGCGCGTATCTGCTGGGTTGGTCTGGGCCTGCGCGCCAAGCTGGGCCTGGCGTTCAACGAAATGGTACGCAGCGGTGAGCTGTCCGCGCCAATCGTGATCGGTCGCGACCACCTGGACTCCGGCTCGGTATCGAGTCCGAACCGCGAAACCGAGTCGATGCAGGACGGCTCCGACGCCGTGTCCGACTGGCCACTGCTCAACGCCCTGCTCAACACCGCAAGCGGCGCGACCTGGGTGTCCCTGCACCACGGCGGCGGCGTCGGCATGGGCTTCTCCCAGCACTCGGGCATGGTGATTGTCTGCGACGGTACCGATGAAGCGGCCGAGCGTATCGCGCGCGTGCTGCACAACGACCCGGCGACCGGCGTCATGCGTCACGCTGATGCGGGTTACCAGATCGCGATCGACTGCGCCAAGGAACAAGGGCTGAACCTGCCGATGATCACTGGCAAGTAATGCTTGCCCTGTAGGAGCGAGGCTTGCCCGCGAACCGCGGTGTGTCAGAAATGACGCCTTCGCGAGCAAGCTTCGCTCCTACAGGGGATCACACCAACCCAGAATAACAATCCACAGAGGTTGAACCATGGCTGTCAGCAACGAACGTGCAGGCAACAAACCGTTGATCGAGAAACGCTCGATCGACTACATCCCGGAAGCGGAAAGACACGGTCGTCTGTTTAGCCAGTTCACCCTGTGGATGGGTGCCAACCTGCAAATCACCGCGATTGTCACCGGGGCCCTGGCCGTGGTGTTGGGCGGTGACGTGTTCTGGTCGTTGATCGGTCTGTTGATCGGTCAACTGATCGGCGGCGGCGTCATGGCGCTGCATGCGGCGCAAGGGCCGAAGCTTGGCCTGCCGCAGATGATCTCCAGCCGGGTACAGTTTGGCGTTTATGGCGCGGCCATCCCGATCGTGCTGGTCTGCCTGATGTACCTGGGCTTCACCGCAACGGGCACCGTGCTGTCCGGACAGGCACTGGGCCAGTTGTTTGGCGTCAGTGACACCGTCGGTATCCTCATCTTCGCCAGTGTCATCGTGCTGGTCACGGTGCTCGGTTATCGGGTGATCCACTGGATTGGCCGGGTTGCCAGCGTCATTGGTGTGATTGCCTTCGTTTACCTGTTCAGCCGTCTGATGAGTCAGACTGACGTTGGCGCACTGCTGGAAATCCGCCACTTCAGCTGGAGCAGCTTCCTGCTTGCGGTGTCGCTCGCGGCGTCCTGGCAGATCGCCTTCGGCCCTTACGTGGCTGACTATTCACGCTACCTGCCGAGCAAGACTTCCTCGGTGAAAACCTTTTTCGCCGCTGGCGCAGGTTCGGTGATTGGCGCACAGGTGGCGATGATGCTCGGCGTGCTTGCCGCTGCCTCGGCCAACGGACAATTCGCCGGCCACGAAGTGGCCTACATCGTTGGTTTGGGCGGTACCGGTGCCACCGCTGCGCTGCTGTATTTCAGCATTGCGTTCGGCAAGGTCACCATCTCCACGCTCAACTCCTACGGCAGCTTCATGTGCATTGCGACCATCATCAGCGGTTTCCGTGGTGACCTGAAGGTAACGCACTTACAGCGTCTGGTGTTCGTGCTGGTCATCGTCGGTGCTGCGACGCTGATGGCGTTGCTTGGTCAGCACTCGTTCCTCGGCGCGTTCAAGTCTTTCATCCTGTTCCTGCTGGCGTTCTTTACTCCTTGGAGTGCGATCAACCTGGTGGACTACTACTGCATCACCCGCGAGCGCTATGACGTACCGGCGCTGGCTGATCCGAACGGTCGCTACGGCCGTTGGAACACCCTCGGTATCAGCGTCTATGTTTTCGGTGTGCTGGTGCAGCTGCCGTTCATCGCCACCAAGTTCTATACCGGTCCGCTGGTGAATGCCCTGGGTGGTGTGGATATTTCCTGGATCATCGGTCTGGTGATTCCCGCAGCCCTGTATTACGTGTGTGCGAAAAAATGGCACGGAGCAGTACCTGATCACCTGATTCTGCCGGTCGAGCAGGACAGCGTTGTACAACCTAAAACAAGCGGGGCCGGTCGCGCTGCGGCGCAGGCCTGATTGGACGTGGACAGGGCTGGATGCCTCTTGACTGCCGTAAGCCAATTCATGATTAGGAGCGTCACTACAATGAAATCGAACAAGACCCTGCTGACCACATTGCTTTCCATGGGCCTGCTGGCCAGTGCCGGCGCCACTCAGGCGGCGGGTTGGTGCGAGTCGGGCAAACCGGTGAAATTCGCTGGCCTGAACTGGGAAAGCGCCATGCTGCTGACCGACGTGATGCAAGTCGTGTTGGAAAAAGGTTACGACTGCAAGACCGACAGCCTGCCGGGCAACTCCATCACCATGGAAAACGCCCTGAGCAGCAACGATATCCAGGTGTTCGCCGAAGAGTGGGTCGGCCGCAGCGAGGTCTGGAACAAGGCCGAGAAGGCCGGCAAGGTCGTCGGTGTCGGCGCTCCGGTCGTCGGCGCCATCGAAGGCTGGTACGTGCCGCGTTACGTGATCGAAGGCGATGCCAAGCGTAAGCTGGAACCCAAGGCCCCGGACCTGAAAAACATCGCTGACCTGGGTAAATACTCTGCCGTGTTCAAGGACGCCGAAGAGCCATCCAAAGGGCGGTTCTACAACTGCCCGGCCGGCTGGACCTGTGAGCTGGACAACAGTGAAATGCTGAAAAGCTACGGTCTGGAAAGCACCTACACCAACTTCCGCCCAGGCACCGGCCCGGCGCTGGATGCCGCCGTGCTGTCGAGCTACAAGCGTGGCGAGCCGATCCTGTTCTACTACTGGTCGCCAACGCCGTTGATGGGCCAGGTCGACGTCGTGAAACTCGAAGAAAAACCCGGCGTGAACAAGACCGTGACCATCAAGGTCGGCCTGTCCAAGACTTTCCACGAAGAGGCGCCGGAACTGGTGGCCGTACTGGATAAGGTCAACATTCCAATCGACCTGCTGAACCAGAACCTGGGCCGCATGACCAAAGAGCGGATCGAGTCGCCAAAACTGGCCAAGATCTTCTTGAAGGAACATCCTGAAGTCTGGCACGCCTGGGTAAGTGAAGACGCAGCCAAGAAAATCGACGCGGCCTTGTAGGTTGGGCTTCTCCGGCTGTCGGCAGCGGCAGTCGGATGCTTGATCGCAACCCCTTGATTGAGAGTCTCTTATGTTTCCCGAAAGCTTTACCTTTTCCATCGCCGACTGGGTCAACGGTTGGGTCGATTCGCTGGTCACCAACTACGGCGATGTGTTCCGCAGCATCTCCGACACCCTGTTGTGGGCCATCGTCAATCTTGAAGGGCTGCTGCGTGCGGCCCCCTGGTGGCTGATGCTGGCGATCGTGGCGGGCGTTGCCTGGCACGCGACCCGCAAAGTGGTGACCACAGCGGTCATCGTCGGCTTGCTGTTCCTGGTGGGCGCGGTCGGCCTCTGGGACAAGCTGATGCAGACCCTGGCGCTGATGATGGTGGCCACGGTCATTTCGGTGCTGATCGGCATCCCGTTGGGCATCCTCTCGGCGCGCAGCAATCGCCTGCGTTCGGTGCTGATGCCGTTGCTGGACATCATGCAGACCATGCCGAGCTTCGTGTACCTGATCCCGGTGCTGATGCTGTTCGGCCTGGGCAAGGTCCCGGCGATTTTCGCCACCGTGATCTACGCCGCGCCACCGCTGATCCGCCTGACCGACCTGGGTATTCGCCAGGTTGACGGCGAAGTGATGGAAGCCATCAACGCCTTCGGTGCCAACCGTTGGCAGCAACTGTTCGGTGTGCAATTGCCGCTGGCCCTGCCAAGCATCATGGCCGGGATCAACCAGACCACCATGATGGCCCTGTCGATGGTGGTGATCGCCTCGATGATCGGTGCCCGTGGCCTGGGTGAAGACGTGCTGGTGGGGATTCAGACCCTCAACGTCGGACGCGGCCTGGAAGCCGGCCTGGCGATCGTGATTCTGGCAGTGGTGATCGACCGCATTACACAGGCGTATGGTCGCGCACGGCATGAGGTGAGCAAATGAACAACGCAACCGTGAGCAAGATCGAAGTCAAGAACGTCTTCAAGATTTTCGGCAACCGCGCCAAGGATGCCCTGGCGATGGTTGGCCAGGGCAAGACCAAGGATCAGGTGCTGTCCGAAACCGGCTGCGTGGTCGGTGTGAACGATTTGTCCCTGAGCATCGGCAGCGGCGAGATCTTCGTGATCATGGGCCTTTCCGGTTCCGGCAAATCCACCCTGGTGCGCCACTTCAATCGCCTGATCGACCCGACCAGCGGCGCGATCCTGGTGGATGGCGTGGACATCCTGCAATACGACATGGAAGCCCTGCGCGAATTTCGCCGGCGCAAGATCAGCATGGTGTTCCAGAGCTTTGGCCTGCTGCCGCACAAGAGCGTGCTGGACAACGTCGCCTACGGCTTGAAAATCCGTGGCGAGAGCAAGCAGATGTGTGCTGAACGCGCGCTGCACTGGATCAACACCGTGGGCCTCAAGGGCTACGAAAACAAATACCCGCACCAGCTCTCCGGCGGCATGCGCCAGCGTGTAGGTCTGGCCCGGGCGTTGGCGGCTGATACCGACATCATTCTGATGGACGAAGCCTTCAGTGCCCTCGACCCGTTGATCCGTGCCGAGATGCAGGACCAGTTGCTGGAACTGCAAAAGACCCTGCACAAGACCATCGTCTTCATCACCCACGACCTCGACGAGGCCGTGCGCATCGGCAACCGCATCGCGATCCTCAAGGACGGCCGCCTGATCCAGGTCGGCACGCCACGAGAGATCCTGCATTCGCCGGCGGATGAGTATGTCGACCGGTTCGTGCAGCGGCGGGCGGCGGTAGTTTAAAGATTTGCAGTGATTGGGCGGGCCCCTTCGCGGGCAAGCCTCGCTCCTACAGGGTTTACCGCACACCTGTAGGAGCGAGGCTTGCCCGCGAAGGCGGCGGTTGAGCTGCATCAATATTCAGGTTGTACGCACGAGGTTGAAGATGTCCCAGGCTGAAAAAATCGTTATCGCCAATGCCCCGTTGCGTTGGCAGGATGTGGTTGCCGTAGCCCGCCATGGCGCACAGCTTGAGCTGTCGGCGCAGGCCTGGGCACGCATTGAAAATGCGCAAGCGATCGTCCAGCGCATCGTCGCCAGCGGCGAACGCGCCTATGGCGTGAACACCGGCCTGGGCGCCTTGTGCAACGTGTCGCTCAAAGACGAACAACTGAGCCAACTCTCGCGTAATACCCTGCTCAGCCACGCCTGTGGCGTTGGCGCACCATTGGCCGACGAGCAGACCCGCGCAATCATGTGTGCGGCGATCCTCAACTTCACCCAAGGCAAATCCGGCGTGCATCGCCGGGTGGTTGAAGCCTTGCTGGCGCTGCTCAATCGCGGCATCACCCCGCAAGTGCCGTCCCAGGGTTCGGTCGGTTACCTGACCCACATGGCCCACATCAGCATCGCCCTGCTGGGTGTCGGCAATGTCAGCTATCGCGGGCAAGTCGTGTCGGCGCAACAGGCGCTGGCCGAAGAAGGCCTGCAACCGGTTCAGCTCGGTGCCAAGGACGGTCTGTGCCTGGTCAATGGCACGCCGTGCATGAGCGGCCTCAGCTGCCTGGCCATTGCCGACGCCACGCGCCTGCTGCAATGGGCCGACGTGATCAGCGCCATGAGCTTCGAGGCCCAGCGTGGGCAGATCGCTGCGTTCGATGCCGAGATCATCGCGCTCAAGCCGCATCCGGGTATGCAGCAAGTCGGGATCAACCTGCGCGCGCTGCTTGATGGCAGTGAAGTAATTGCGCAGAGCAAAGGCATTCGTACGCAGGATGCATTGAGCATCCGCTCGATTCCACAGGTGCACGGCGCCGCTCGCGATCAGCTCGATCACGCGATCAAGCAAGTCGAAACCGAACTGAACGGCTGCACCGATAACCCGTTGCTGTTGGGTACGCCGGACAACTTCCGGGTCATGTCCCAGGCCAACCCTCACGGGCAATCGGTGGCGCTGGCGGCGGACCTGCTGGCCATCGCCATGGCGGAAATCGGCTCCATCGCCGAGCGTCGCCTGGACCGTTTGATCAACCCGCACGTCAGCGGTCTGCCGGCATTCCTGGTGGCCAATCCGGGGGTGAACTCCGGGATGATGATCGTGCAATACGTCGCCGCTTCGCTGTGCGCGGAAAATCGCCAACTGGCGCAACCGGCAGTGCTCGATAACTACGTGACTTCGGGCTTGCAGGAAGACCACCTGAGCATGGGCACCAACGCCGCGCTGAAGCTGCATCGCGCGCTGGAAAACTGCACGCAGATTCTCGCCATCGAGTACCTGCTGGCGGCCCAGGCCTTTGAATTTCTCAAAGAGCAGCGCTTCGGCGCCGGTACCGATGCGGCATGGCGTCTATTGCGTGAGCGCGTCCCGGCCTACGATCAGGACCGCTGGCTGGCGCCGGACATCGCCGCCGCCGCCAGCGTTTTGAAAGACCCGGCTTTGTTGCAAAAGGCGTTACCGAATCTGAACTGATTTCCCTACAAAACCAGCGTGCCAAGGCGCCAGCCCTCTTACAAAAGGGGGAAGCGACGGACAACGGATATCTCCGGAGCGTCTGGTAGTTAATAACAAACTCTCAAAAGGAGCATGAAATGACTGCGCTTAATTTGATTCCTGGCCAACTGACCCTTGCCCAGCTGCGTGATGTTTATCAGCAACCGGTCAAAATCACCCTCGACCACAGCGCCGCGGCCCAGATCGAAGCCAGCGTTGCCTGCGTGGAGCAGATCCTCGCCGAAAACCGCACCGCCTACGGCATCAACACCGGATTCGGCCTGCTGGCCTCGACCCGCATCGCCAGCGAAGACCTGGAAAACCTGCAGCGCTCACTGGTGCTGTCCCACGCCGCCGGTGTCGGCGAGCCGATCAGCGACGCGTTGGTGCGCCTGGTCATGGTGCTCAAGGTCAACAGCCTCAGCCGTGGTTTCTCCGGCATCCGTCGTGTGGTGATCGACGCGCTCATCGCTTTGATCAATGCCGAGGTCTACCCGCACATTCCGCTCAAAGGTTCGGTCGGTGCGTCCGGCGACCTGGCACCGTTGGCGCACATGTCGCTGGTGCTGCTGGGCGAAGGCAAGGCGCGCTACAAAGGCGAGTGGATGGAAGCGACCGAAGCGCTGAAAGTCGCCGGCCTGACCCCGCTGACCCTGGCCGCGAAAGAAGGCCTGGCGCTGCTCAACGGCACGCAAGTTTCCACCGCGTTTGCCCTGCGTGGCCTGTTTGAAGGCGAAGACCTGTTCGCTGGCGCCCTGGCCCTGGGTGGCCTGACCGTCGAAGCCGTGCTGGGTTCGCGTTCGCCATTCGATGCACGTATCCATG
Proteins encoded in this window:
- a CDS encoding HutD/Ves family protein, translated to MNELKVLRAKDYPRMPWKNGGGSTEEITRDAGTGLDGFGWRLSIADIGESGGFSTFAGYERIITVLQGDGMTLAVDGQVTRPLLPIDPFAFSGESQVSCTLLGGPIRDFNLIYAPQRYSARLQWLSGEQRFFSEAGIVLVFSVSDALEVKVGNSASQLGRHDCLQLVGNTGLLEVSSNDACCVIELSAR
- a CDS encoding RHS repeat-associated core domain-containing protein, which codes for MISTFESKTILCRYRYDPLDQLVECTPATRTAAQRFYLGNRLATEIHGLGHRTIFQHRNYLLAQQQLPSLTGASLLGADQQRSIISVLEDQRLPLIYTPYGHHQANTNASSVLAFNGERCDPVTGHYLLGNGYRAYNPTLMRFNSPDNLSPFSEGGLNPYTYCLGDPVNYSDPTGHLIAALLRTLTTTATALIGTGTSLAGSFLARAQNLHSGWDNIATASAFTSGVAAGISFSPYASLITDRIARPLAQAAFLAGSTVLARAIAPVARDVVSNVMHASQGLARAAIESDLARQLMQTTTVRRVVAYRRGFDLPDTLPTKTTARIRR
- the hutU gene encoding urocanate hydratase, giving the protein MTDNKTTKFRDVEIRAARGNKLTAKSWLTEAPLRMLMNNLDPEVAENPKELVVYGGIGRAARNWECYDKIVESLTNLNDDETLLVQSGKPVGVFKTHANAPRVLIANSNLVPKWASWEHFNELDAKGLAMYGQMTAGSWIYIGSQGIVQGTYETFVEAGRQHYNDDLKGRWVLTAGLGGMGGAQPLAATLAGACSLNIECQQVSIDFRLNSRYVDEQAKDLDDALARIAKYTKEGKAISIALLGNAAEILPELVRRGVRPDMVTDQTSAHDPLNGYLPAGWTWEEYRARAKTEPAAVVKAAKQSMAVHVKAMLDFQKMGIPTFDYGNNIRQMAQEEGVENAFDFPGFVPAYIRPLFCRGIGPFRWAALSGNAEDIYKTDAKVKELIPDDAHLHNWLDMARERISFQGLPARICWVGLGLRAKLGLAFNEMVRSGELSAPIVIGRDHLDSGSVSSPNRETESMQDGSDAVSDWPLLNALLNTASGATWVSLHHGGGVGMGFSQHSGMVIVCDGTDEAAERIARVLHNDPATGVMRHADAGYQIAIDCAKEQGLNLPMITGK
- a CDS encoding purine-cytosine permease family protein, producing MAVSNERAGNKPLIEKRSIDYIPEAERHGRLFSQFTLWMGANLQITAIVTGALAVVLGGDVFWSLIGLLIGQLIGGGVMALHAAQGPKLGLPQMISSRVQFGVYGAAIPIVLVCLMYLGFTATGTVLSGQALGQLFGVSDTVGILIFASVIVLVTVLGYRVIHWIGRVASVIGVIAFVYLFSRLMSQTDVGALLEIRHFSWSSFLLAVSLAASWQIAFGPYVADYSRYLPSKTSSVKTFFAAGAGSVIGAQVAMMLGVLAAASANGQFAGHEVAYIVGLGGTGATAALLYFSIAFGKVTISTLNSYGSFMCIATIISGFRGDLKVTHLQRLVFVLVIVGAATLMALLGQHSFLGAFKSFILFLLAFFTPWSAINLVDYYCITRERYDVPALADPNGRYGRWNTLGISVYVFGVLVQLPFIATKFYTGPLVNALGGVDISWIIGLVIPAALYYVCAKKWHGAVPDHLILPVEQDSVVQPKTSGAGRAAAQA
- a CDS encoding ABC transporter substrate-binding protein; this encodes MKSNKTLLTTLLSMGLLASAGATQAAGWCESGKPVKFAGLNWESAMLLTDVMQVVLEKGYDCKTDSLPGNSITMENALSSNDIQVFAEEWVGRSEVWNKAEKAGKVVGVGAPVVGAIEGWYVPRYVIEGDAKRKLEPKAPDLKNIADLGKYSAVFKDAEEPSKGRFYNCPAGWTCELDNSEMLKSYGLESTYTNFRPGTGPALDAAVLSSYKRGEPILFYYWSPTPLMGQVDVVKLEEKPGVNKTVTIKVGLSKTFHEEAPELVAVLDKVNIPIDLLNQNLGRMTKERIESPKLAKIFLKEHPEVWHAWVSEDAAKKIDAAL
- a CDS encoding ABC transporter permease → MFPESFTFSIADWVNGWVDSLVTNYGDVFRSISDTLLWAIVNLEGLLRAAPWWLMLAIVAGVAWHATRKVVTTAVIVGLLFLVGAVGLWDKLMQTLALMMVATVISVLIGIPLGILSARSNRLRSVLMPLLDIMQTMPSFVYLIPVLMLFGLGKVPAIFATVIYAAPPLIRLTDLGIRQVDGEVMEAINAFGANRWQQLFGVQLPLALPSIMAGINQTTMMALSMVVIASMIGARGLGEDVLVGIQTLNVGRGLEAGLAIVILAVVIDRITQAYGRARHEVSK
- a CDS encoding quaternary amine ABC transporter ATP-binding protein, with amino-acid sequence MNNATVSKIEVKNVFKIFGNRAKDALAMVGQGKTKDQVLSETGCVVGVNDLSLSIGSGEIFVIMGLSGSGKSTLVRHFNRLIDPTSGAILVDGVDILQYDMEALREFRRRKISMVFQSFGLLPHKSVLDNVAYGLKIRGESKQMCAERALHWINTVGLKGYENKYPHQLSGGMRQRVGLARALAADTDIILMDEAFSALDPLIRAEMQDQLLELQKTLHKTIVFITHDLDEAVRIGNRIAILKDGRLIQVGTPREILHSPADEYVDRFVQRRAAVV
- the hutH gene encoding histidine ammonia-lyase, whose product is MSQAEKIVIANAPLRWQDVVAVARHGAQLELSAQAWARIENAQAIVQRIVASGERAYGVNTGLGALCNVSLKDEQLSQLSRNTLLSHACGVGAPLADEQTRAIMCAAILNFTQGKSGVHRRVVEALLALLNRGITPQVPSQGSVGYLTHMAHISIALLGVGNVSYRGQVVSAQQALAEEGLQPVQLGAKDGLCLVNGTPCMSGLSCLAIADATRLLQWADVISAMSFEAQRGQIAAFDAEIIALKPHPGMQQVGINLRALLDGSEVIAQSKGIRTQDALSIRSIPQVHGAARDQLDHAIKQVETELNGCTDNPLLLGTPDNFRVMSQANPHGQSVALAADLLAIAMAEIGSIAERRLDRLINPHVSGLPAFLVANPGVNSGMMIVQYVAASLCAENRQLAQPAVLDNYVTSGLQEDHLSMGTNAALKLHRALENCTQILAIEYLLAAQAFEFLKEQRFGAGTDAAWRLLRERVPAYDQDRWLAPDIAAAASVLKDPALLQKALPNLN